From Segatella copri, the proteins below share one genomic window:
- a CDS encoding peptidylprolyl isomerase, producing the protein MAKVLIKTSEGDIKVRLYDETPQHRDNFLKLAKEGYFDGTLFHRVIKDFMIQGGDPDSKGAPKGKMLGTGGPDYTIPAEFVYPQLFHKRGALSAARLGDEVNPERESSGSQFYIVWGKTYKQNELKQMEKQMGMQMEQNIFNQLAKEHHDEIMNFRRNRDREGLMKLQDELVDETKKRCKEQGYPKFTEEQQKAYTEVGGTPFLDNQYTVFGEVEEGLDIVEKIQNCETLRGDRPKEDVSMQISVIEE; encoded by the coding sequence ATGGCAAAAGTATTGATAAAGACATCAGAGGGCGACATCAAGGTGCGCCTCTACGACGAGACACCTCAGCATCGTGACAACTTCTTGAAGTTGGCAAAGGAGGGATATTTCGATGGCACTCTCTTCCATCGTGTCATCAAGGATTTTATGATTCAAGGCGGCGATCCAGACAGCAAAGGCGCTCCTAAAGGCAAGATGCTGGGCACAGGTGGTCCTGACTATACCATCCCTGCCGAGTTCGTTTATCCACAACTTTTCCACAAGCGTGGTGCCTTGAGCGCAGCCCGTTTGGGAGATGAGGTAAACCCAGAACGAGAGAGCAGCGGTAGCCAGTTCTATATTGTATGGGGAAAGACCTATAAGCAGAATGAACTGAAACAGATGGAGAAGCAGATGGGCATGCAGATGGAGCAGAACATCTTCAACCAGCTTGCCAAGGAGCATCATGATGAAATTATGAACTTCCGCCGCAACCGCGACCGTGAAGGTCTGATGAAACTCCAGGATGAGCTGGTGGATGAAACCAAGAAGCGCTGCAAGGAGCAGGGCTATCCTAAGTTTACCGAGGAGCAGCAGAAGGCTTACACTGAAGTAGGCGGAACACCTTTCCTCGATAACCAATACACCGTTTTCGGTGAAGTGGAGGAAGGACTTGACATCGTAGAGAAGATTCAGAACTGCGAAACATTGCGTGGCGATCGCCCAAAAGAGGATGTTTCTATGCAGATTTCAGTCATCGAGGAATAA
- a CDS encoding family 16 glycosylhydrolase: MKFLKIFSFLLSLMLLSCSSSSSDGDGEVTISCSPTSIDVPAKGGTYKIMVVASEGGWKARASFPGEGPTANVYPWFKVSASGNNKAMGMVTVDVEENKSSVALDGSVEISLEDKKVSVSVHQAGKQVTPIEGGEMVIPEGYKLVWNDEFNKGSELNSTDWRHEVQKSGWVNNEFQNYVNGSADGKRVTEIADNRLYINCFKGSNGKIYSGRVYAHETQGWLYGIFEARIKLPKGKGTWPAFWMMPCNNDFGANPWPKCGEIDIMEEVGVNPNYTSSSLHTEKFNHVMGTQITKECLTAGAEDGFHVYRLEWTPDYIKTYVDGKELLNFNNDGKNDVGSWPFNKPFYVILNLAWGGDWGGMKGVDESALPVQMEVDYVRVFQKK, from the coding sequence GTTCCGGCTAAGGGCGGTACTTATAAAATCATGGTTGTGGCTTCTGAAGGAGGCTGGAAAGCGAGAGCATCCTTCCCTGGAGAAGGTCCTACGGCAAATGTATACCCTTGGTTTAAAGTGAGTGCCAGCGGTAATAACAAAGCTATGGGTATGGTAACTGTAGATGTGGAAGAGAATAAATCGTCTGTAGCTCTTGACGGAAGTGTCGAGATTTCATTAGAGGATAAGAAGGTATCGGTGTCTGTGCATCAGGCAGGAAAACAGGTTACTCCTATTGAAGGTGGCGAAATGGTGATTCCTGAGGGTTACAAACTGGTATGGAATGATGAATTTAATAAAGGCTCTGAATTGAATAGTACCGATTGGCGTCATGAGGTGCAGAAGTCGGGCTGGGTAAATAATGAATTTCAGAATTATGTGAATGGCTCTGCTGATGGCAAACGCGTAACAGAAATTGCTGATAACCGGCTTTACATCAACTGTTTCAAGGGCAGTAACGGCAAAATTTATTCGGGTCGCGTATATGCTCACGAAACCCAGGGCTGGCTTTACGGCATCTTCGAAGCGCGCATCAAATTGCCTAAAGGTAAGGGCACATGGCCTGCTTTCTGGATGATGCCTTGCAACAATGATTTCGGAGCAAATCCTTGGCCTAAATGTGGCGAGATTGATATTATGGAAGAGGTAGGCGTTAATCCTAACTATACTTCTTCTTCGCTCCATACTGAGAAGTTTAATCACGTGATGGGAACCCAGATTACCAAGGAGTGTCTGACTGCGGGTGCTGAAGACGGTTTCCACGTTTATCGCCTGGAGTGGACTCCTGATTATATCAAGACCTATGTGGATGGTAAGGAACTGCTCAATTTCAACAATGACGGTAAAAATGATGTGGGTTCATGGCCTTTCAATAAACCATTCTATGTCATCCTCAACCTGGCTTGGGGCGGTGATTGGGGCGGCATGAAGGGTGTTGACGAAAGCGCCCTCCCTGTTCAGATGGAAGTGGATTACGTGAGAGTATTCCAGAAAAAATAA
- the dnaK gene encoding molecular chaperone DnaK: protein MGKVIGIDLGTTNSCVAVFEGSEPVVIANSEGKRTTPSVVGFVKDGDRKVGDPAKRQAITNPKNTVYSIKRFMGETYAQSQKEAEAMPYTVVNEGGYPRVEIEGRKYTPQEISAMVLQKMKKTAEDYLGQEVTDAVITVPAYFSDSQRQATKEAGQIAGLNVQRIVNEPTAAALAYGVDKANKDMKIAVFDLGGGTFDISILEFGGGVFEVLSTNGDTHLGGDDFDQVIINWLADGFKAEEGVDLCKDPMAMQRLKEAAEKAKIELSSSTSTEINLPYITAVDGMPKHLVKTLTRAQFEQLAHNLIQACLVPCQNAVRDAKLSTSDIDEVILVGGSSRIPAVQTLVKNYFGKEPSKGVNPDEVVAVGAAIQGAILNKEEGVGDIVLLDVTPLTLGIETMGGVMTKLIDANTTIPCKKSEVFSTAADNQTEVTIHVLQGERPMAAQNKSIGQFNLTGIAPARRGVPQIEVTFDIDANGILNVSAKDKATGKEQSIRIEASSGLSEDEINRMKAEAEQNAAADKAEREKIDKMNQADSMIFTTENFLKDNGDKIPADKKPGIEQALQQLKDAHKAGDVAAIDSAINNLNTVMQAASQQMYQGGQQAGPQGGQQAQGGNDGAQDVQDADFEEVK, encoded by the coding sequence ATGGGAAAAGTAATTGGAATTGACTTGGGTACCACAAACAGTTGTGTTGCCGTTTTCGAAGGTAGCGAACCAGTTGTAATCGCTAACAGTGAAGGTAAGCGTACTACTCCATCAGTAGTAGGTTTCGTTAAGGATGGTGACCGCAAGGTAGGTGATCCTGCTAAGCGTCAGGCCATCACAAACCCTAAGAACACTGTATATTCTATCAAGCGTTTCATGGGTGAGACATACGCTCAGAGCCAGAAAGAGGCTGAGGCAATGCCTTACACAGTAGTAAACGAGGGTGGTTATCCACGTGTTGAAATCGAGGGTCGTAAATATACTCCACAGGAGATTTCTGCAATGGTTCTCCAGAAGATGAAGAAGACTGCAGAGGATTATCTCGGACAGGAGGTTACAGATGCTGTTATCACAGTTCCTGCTTACTTCTCTGACTCTCAGCGTCAGGCAACTAAGGAGGCAGGTCAGATTGCAGGTTTGAACGTTCAGCGTATCGTAAATGAGCCTACAGCCGCAGCTTTGGCTTATGGTGTTGACAAGGCTAACAAGGATATGAAGATTGCCGTATTCGACTTGGGTGGTGGTACATTCGATATCTCTATCCTGGAGTTCGGTGGCGGCGTATTCGAGGTACTTTCTACCAATGGTGATACTCACCTGGGTGGTGATGACTTCGACCAGGTAATCATCAACTGGTTGGCTGATGGCTTCAAGGCAGAGGAAGGCGTAGATCTCTGCAAGGACCCTATGGCTATGCAGCGTTTGAAGGAAGCAGCTGAGAAGGCTAAGATTGAGTTGTCAAGCTCTACATCTACCGAAATCAACTTGCCATACATCACAGCCGTTGACGGTATGCCAAAGCACTTGGTTAAGACTTTGACCCGTGCACAGTTCGAGCAGTTGGCTCACAACCTGATTCAGGCTTGTCTCGTACCTTGCCAGAATGCCGTTCGTGACGCTAAGCTCTCTACATCAGATATCGACGAGGTTATCCTGGTTGGTGGTTCAAGCCGTATCCCAGCCGTTCAGACACTCGTTAAGAACTACTTCGGCAAGGAGCCTTCTAAGGGTGTTAACCCAGATGAGGTTGTTGCAGTAGGTGCAGCTATCCAGGGTGCCATCCTGAACAAGGAAGAGGGTGTTGGTGACATCGTATTGCTCGACGTTACTCCATTGACTCTCGGTATCGAGACTATGGGTGGTGTGATGACTAAGCTCATCGATGCCAATACAACTATCCCTTGCAAGAAGAGCGAGGTATTCTCTACAGCAGCTGATAACCAGACAGAGGTTACCATCCACGTATTGCAGGGTGAGCGTCCAATGGCAGCTCAGAACAAGAGCATCGGCCAGTTCAACCTGACAGGTATCGCTCCAGCTCGCCGTGGTGTTCCTCAGATTGAGGTTACCTTCGATATCGATGCCAACGGTATCTTGAACGTATCAGCTAAGGATAAGGCTACCGGTAAGGAGCAGAGCATCCGCATCGAGGCTTCATCTGGCTTGAGCGAGGACGAGATCAACCGCATGAAGGCTGAGGCAGAGCAGAACGCTGCTGCTGATAAGGCTGAGCGCGAGAAGATTGACAAGATGAACCAGGCTGACAGCATGATCTTCACCACCGAGAACTTCCTGAAGGATAACGGTGATAAGATTCCTGCAGACAAGAAGCCAGGTATCGAGCAGGCATTGCAGCAGTTGAAGGATGCTCACAAGGCTGGTGATGTTGCAGCTATCGATTCAGCTATCAACAACTTGAACACCGTAATGCAGGCTGCTTCTCAGCAGATGTATCAGGGCGGCCAGCAGGCAGGTCCTCAGGGTGGTCAGCAGGCACAGGGCGGCAATGATGGCGCTCAGGATGTTCAGGATGCAGACTTCGAGGAAGTTAAGTAA
- a CDS encoding DMT family transporter, whose product MKQNNSNLLYHLVAFVTVAIWGTTFVSTKVLMLNGLSPAQIFTLRFSIAYMMMLMVNHKRMFADSWKDEFKMAMLGITGGSLYFLSENEAMNYTTTTNTSLIVCSCPLFATLLVRLVYRHSSRINMIQLLGSLLAFVGMIIVVLNGRFVLHLSPVGDALAFTACMSWAVYSLLMKSVSGDYGAAFITRKVFFYGVLTILPYYLIIPGWPAWDVFMKPQVVGNLLFLGCLASMICFLTWNWCISKLGAVKATNWVYFNPITTMIFASLVLNEKITPYFLAGACCILAGMYIADRMTKAE is encoded by the coding sequence ATGAAACAGAATAATAGTAATTTATTATATCATCTTGTGGCTTTTGTCACCGTAGCCATCTGGGGAACCACCTTTGTATCTACCAAGGTGCTTATGCTGAACGGACTTTCACCAGCACAGATCTTTACGCTCCGTTTCAGTATCGCATACATGATGATGCTGATGGTGAATCATAAGCGGATGTTTGCTGATAGCTGGAAGGATGAGTTTAAAATGGCGATGCTGGGCATTACGGGCGGTTCACTCTATTTCCTGAGCGAGAACGAGGCGATGAATTATACCACAACAACCAATACTTCGCTCATCGTATGCTCCTGTCCGCTCTTTGCTACCTTGCTGGTTCGTCTGGTTTATCGCCATTCTTCGCGCATCAACATGATACAGCTGCTGGGCTCTCTGCTTGCTTTTGTAGGTATGATTATCGTGGTGCTGAATGGCAGATTCGTGCTGCATCTGTCGCCTGTAGGCGATGCCTTGGCGTTTACGGCATGTATGAGCTGGGCTGTCTATTCGCTCCTGATGAAATCGGTATCGGGCGATTATGGCGCAGCTTTTATTACCCGCAAGGTCTTCTTCTACGGTGTGCTTACCATCTTGCCTTATTATCTTATTATCCCTGGTTGGCCGGCATGGGATGTGTTTATGAAGCCTCAGGTGGTGGGTAATCTCTTGTTCCTGGGCTGTTTGGCATCCATGATATGTTTCCTTACCTGGAACTGGTGTATCTCTAAGTTGGGTGCCGTGAAAGCTACCAACTGGGTTTATTTCAATCCTATCACCACAATGATTTTCGCCTCTCTGGTATTAAACGAAAAGATTACTCCTTACTTCCTTGCAGGTGCCTGCTGCATTCTGGCAGGTATGTATATTGCGGATAGAATGACGAAGGCGGAATAA
- a CDS encoding HAD family hydrolase codes for MAKKRPQVALVYDFDGTLSPGNMQEFGFIQATGKTKDEFWEKNRKFAEGKDANGILTYMYLMLDEAKKNNISLTRESFQKFGKDVELFRGVKQWFSFVNEYGNSIGLDVKHYINSSGLKEMIEGTPIAHEFENIYACSFLYNKEGIAYWPAVAVDYTTKTQFLFKINKGIKQVSDNRRVNQYIPDEKRPIPFPRMIYFGDGETDVPCMKMVKEHGGHSIAVYDNEDKQKTACQLVKEGRVNFMCSANYSKGSVMNIIVKRILDKIKADFEFDRLIELNQKKAWK; via the coding sequence ATGGCAAAGAAGAGACCACAGGTAGCGCTGGTTTATGATTTCGACGGCACACTGTCGCCTGGCAATATGCAGGAGTTTGGATTCATACAGGCTACAGGCAAGACAAAAGACGAGTTCTGGGAGAAAAACAGAAAGTTTGCAGAGGGTAAGGATGCCAACGGCATTTTGACCTATATGTATCTGATGCTCGACGAAGCCAAGAAGAACAATATCTCGCTCACCCGGGAATCTTTTCAGAAATTCGGCAAGGATGTAGAACTGTTCCGCGGCGTAAAACAATGGTTTTCGTTCGTGAATGAATATGGCAACAGTATCGGACTGGACGTAAAGCACTACATCAACTCCTCGGGACTGAAGGAAATGATAGAGGGCACACCTATCGCCCACGAATTTGAGAATATCTACGCCTGCTCCTTTCTCTACAACAAGGAGGGAATCGCCTATTGGCCAGCCGTAGCCGTAGACTATACTACCAAGACGCAATTCCTCTTCAAAATCAACAAGGGTATCAAACAGGTGAGCGACAACAGAAGAGTGAACCAGTATATCCCCGACGAAAAGCGCCCTATCCCTTTCCCCCGAATGATATACTTCGGAGATGGAGAAACCGATGTGCCTTGCATGAAGATGGTAAAGGAACATGGCGGCCACTCGATTGCGGTATATGATAACGAGGATAAACAGAAGACTGCCTGCCAGCTTGTCAAGGAGGGACGGGTAAACTTCATGTGCTCTGCCAACTACAGCAAAGGAAGCGTGATGAATATCATCGTAAAGAGGATATTGGATAAAATCAAAGCCGACTTTGAATTCGACCGTCTGATAGAGCTGAACCAGAAGAAGGCATGGAAGTGA